The genome window GGTCACCCAGCAGGCGGCAATGGCAATCGGCAGGTTGACCCGCAGCCAGATGGCGCCCACGGCGCTAAGCAGCATCTGGGCGGGAATCGTTGGGGTAAACGCGATGAATAATCCCAGGGCCAGACCGCCGGAAATAGAGCGCCGGCTGATGCGCCAGATATCCCGGTCAAAAAGCCGGTCCCCCAGCAGCCGGTGGATGGGTTCGTCTTTAAGCCGCTCGGGTTTAATCAGATGTTTTCTAAGCCATTCTTTAATTCTGTGCCGCCTTTTGAAGTTTAGTCAAAGTCCCCGTTTGCTGCGAAGCGGTTTAATCTGTGGGGCCTTAATGCGGGCGTGGGGCCTGGCCAGTATCAGCTCCCGAAGGGATACCAGCTTGAGGAGCCGCCGCCGGCTATCGATCACATAGGCGTAATAGATGGTTTCCTTGTCCGGCGCCTCCAGTCTCAGCCGGTCAATGGCCTGGCGGGCGGTCAAATACGGGATCACCCGGCTCGGGCGCAAATTGGTCTATTGGAAACTTTAGCGGTTGGTTCATGGCCAGCCTCCTTTTTAAACGGTCCGCCCTTTAGGCAGGCGGACCCGGGGCCTTGGCCATTCAGGCTATCAGGGCATTCGAAAATGCAAGGCAGGCGGGGTTCCGCTTGTCATTAAAGGCGGAGCTGCATTAAATTTTTCTGGAATAATCGCAGGCTTCAATAAATGAGGGCGACTGCCTTCCTCATCCATTTTATGCTCCTAATTGAAGGGTTTTTAAACATGCCCGCCTAAACGGACTTTAGCGGACGCTAACGCTTATGATTCAAATTTATATACTAATAACAACAAGCTGCCTGCCGTGTCAAATAATTTTGCCTTGATTTCCAGGTTTTTTTCCTTGACAAACCGCTCCCTTAAAGGTAATAAATTTTGTTTTAACCTGGAATCCAATCCTTGCTCTGACCAAGATTGACGGGTCAGGGCTGTTTAACCCGCAAGGAGGATGTATGAACAGATACGAAACTGTATTTATTATTGATCCGGATGTCAGTGAGCCGGATCAGGAAGCCATTATCGACAGAATCCGATCCTTGATCACCCAGCATTCCGGAAAGTTCCTCGTTTTCGACGACTGGGGCATCCGCAAATTCGCCTACGAAATTCAGAAAAAAAAACAGGGGCATTACATCCGCATTGAATATGCGGGCGACGGTGATCTGGTGTATGCCATTGAACGCTTTTTCCGGATCGACCACCGGGTGCTGAAATTTATGTCCATCGTCCTGGACAAAAATGTCGACCCGGATTCCCTGCCCGCGGAAGAGCCTGAAACCTCGTTTGCCAAGGCGGTTACCCCGGAAACACCGGCCGCTGCTGAGCCCCAACCGGAAACGCCCGTAACAGCCGAGGCTGAAACATCAGAGGCGCCGGAAGCACCTGAAGCATCGCAGGCAGCGGAGGCATCCACGGAAACCGAAAGCGAAGCAAAGGAATCATAAAATGGCTTTTAATTCTAAAAAACGATATTATCCCCGGCGAAAAGTCTGCCGGTTCTGTGCAGACAGCACCCTGAAAATTGATTACAAGGATCAGAACACCCTGCGATACTTTATCACGGAACGCGGCAAAATCATTCCGCGGCGCATATCCGGAACATGCGCAAGACACCAGCGCAGGCTGGCCCTGGAGATCAAACGGGCAAGGATGATTGCGCTGCTGCCGTTTATCGGATCGCTTGACCATTAATCCGCTTTTTCGGCAAACCGCGCAGCGCTTGCCCAAGGAGTGATGGGAGCTTGGCAATGCCCTATCACGACACCCTGGTAAAGGATACCATCAGCGGGATCGCGCTGACAGCCCTGATCAGTTCCATCGCCATCTCTGTTCCGGTTCTCGGGTTTGCCTGCCTGCTGATTTTGCCGCAGCCGGCGATTTTCTACCGCCTGAAACTCGGGCGGAAACCGGCGTTGGCGGTGATCGGCGCGCCAATCCTGTTGACACTGCTATTTGCCGGAAAATTTTTTGCGGATGCGGTGTTTCTGTTCGGTATGCTGGGACTCGGGTTTTTTATGGGAGAGTGCTTTGAGCGCCGCCTGCCCCTTGAAAAAGCCGTGGGCTACGCCAGCGGCGCGGTGGTGATGGCAGGTTTTTTTGCCCTGATGATTTATGCCAATATGATGAATGTGGGCATAATGAACTGGGTAAGCGACTATGTTTCCAAAAACCTGCAGATGTCGGTGGCTCTCTATGAAACGATGGGCATGCCGGAAGAATCCATCCGGATGCTTGAGAACTCTATGGCGGAGATCACATATGTGTTGGTGCGGATCCTGCCGTCATTGATTATCGCCGGCCTGCTTTTTGCCGGATGGTTGAATATTCTGATCGGCCGGGGGCTTTTTAAGCGTTTACAACTGGCCTACCCGGATTTCGGGCCCCTGGATCAATGGAAGGCGCCGGACTTTCTGGTTTGGGCGGTGATTGCCGGAATTGTTATGGTTTTAATCCCGAACACCGGCGTAAAAGTGCTCGGGGTGAACGCCCTGGTGGTGCTGATGACGATCTATTTCTTCCAGGGCATCGCGATAATCGCCTTTTACTTTGAAAAAAAGGGGGTGCCGCGGCTGCTTCGGGGCGTGATATATGCGTTTATCGCCATTCAGCAATTCCTTCTGCTGCTGGTGGTGGGGCTCGGATTTTCTGATGTCTGGGCCAATTTCCGGCGCATTGACAACACGCCGGCCAACGGGCCCGGCAGCGGTTCGGAAACTGACGATCCCCCGGACGATCATACTTAAATAGATTTAGATGGATACAGACAGATAGATACAAACGGATTTACCCGTATAAGCAAATTGGAGGATACGCCATGAAAGTTATTCTCAGAGAAACCATTGAGCCATTGGGTATTGCCGGCTCTGAAGTGGATGTGAAAAAAGGCTATGCCCGCAACTACCTGGTGCCGCAGGGCAAAGCAGTTTCTGCCACACCCCAGAACCGCAAGCTGATGGAGCAGCAAAAGGCCAAAATTGACCTCCAGATTGCCAAGGAACGCAAGCTGGCTGAAGAAATGGCCGCCAAACTGGAAAACGTGGTATGCCGGATTCAGGCCAAGGCAGCGGACGAAACCAGGCTCTACGGCTCGGTCTCTGCCCGGGATATTGCGGATGCGCTGGCCACCCAGGGCATTAAAGTGGAGAAGCGCATGATCCTGCTCACAAACCCGATCAAGGAGCTGGGCACTTATCAGGTACCCGTGCGGGTTTACAAGGACCTTGAGCCTGAAATCACCGTGGAAGTTGTGCCGACATAAATCCGGCAGCAGGAAAAACGCCTGTTGCCGCCGACCCCATTATCGGGTATACTAAAAATATTTATGAGCACCTCCTCAATGCCCGCTGAAAAGGATTTTTCATTTAACAAGCTTCCGCCGCATAACCTGGATGCGGAGGAATCGCTGATTAGCGCCATCCTGTTGGACAACAACACCCTTCTGGAAATACTCGATATTCTGTCTCCGCTGGATTTTTATAAATCCGCCCACCAGATTATCTTTGAAGGCATCACGGAGCTTTTCAACCGGGGCGAGCCCATCGATCTTGTCACCCTGGCCGACCATATTCAGGGCAAGAACCAGCTGGAATCCATCGGCGGGGCCGTGTACCTGGCCAAGCTGGTGGATGAGGCGCCGGTACCCTCCAACGCCAAAAACTATGCGGTCATCATCCGGGAAAAAGCCGCTCTCCGGCGCCTTATTACCGCAGCCAACAAGATCACCACTTCGTGCTTCGAATACAGCACCAGCGCTGAAGATGTGATCGATTTTGCGGAAAAAACCATATTTGAAATCGCGGAGAACAAAAGCAAGCAGAGCATTTTTCCCATCAGCAAAATCATTGAATCCAACATCGACACCCTGGAAGCCCGGCGCGGCAACAAATCGGTTTTTAGCGGGGTGCCCACCGGCTACCGGAAACTCGATACCCTGACATCGGGTTTCCAGCGCTCGGATTTGATCATCCTGGCCGCCCGGCCCGGCATGGGCAAAACCGCTCTGGCGCTCAATCTGGCAAGAAACGCCGCGGTTGACGGGGAGACGCCGGTGGCGTTTTTTTCCCTGGAGATGTCCAAAGAGCAGCTGTCCATGCGGCTTTTGTGCGCCGAGGCCCGGCTTGATTCAGCCCGGCTTCGCGACGGGTTTTTCAGTGATGATGAATGGCTGAAGCTCATTCACGGGGCAGATACGCTCTCCAGCGCCTCGATCTACATTGACGACTCCCCGGAGCTCACGCCCATTGAGATTAAAACCAAAGGCCGCCGCCTGAAGCGGGAAAAAAACATCGGCTTGATTATCATCGACTATATGCAGCTCATGAAGCCAGGAAGCAGCAAGGAGCGGCGGGAGCTTGAAATCTCTGAGATGTCACGCTCGCTAAAGGGCCTTGCCAAGGAGCTTGATATTCCGATCATGGCCCTCTCCCAGCTTAATCGACGGCTTGAGGACAGGCATGACAAGCGTCCCCAGCTATCCGATTTAAGGGAGTCCGGCGCCCTTGAACAAGACGCGGATTTGGTTATGTTTATTTATAGAGATGAAATCTATAACAAGGAGGAAACCAATCCCAATAAAGGCATTGCGGAAGTCCACCTGGCCAAGCAGCGAAACGGGCCGGTAGGGGTTTCCTATCTGGCGTTTCTGGATGCATACACCCGGTTCGAGGATCTGGCCTACGATGACGGATTTTCCGGATAAAAGCCCGTTTTCGCTGGATACGCTTAAACCACGAAGCCCCGCGCAAACGGATTAAATGATGCCTTTAAAGGGCGCTTAAAACCCTATATGAAAAAAATTTTCGGAAATACCAACGGCTTGAAAGCCGTCCAGATTAAACGTATTGAAACCCTTTACCATCATCGCATCCCGCCTGAGTCGGTCATCAGCGAGACACTGGCCGACGAGATCTGTGCCATTTCCCATGAAATCCGCCGCCAGATCGGTCTTTTAATCAACCGGTCCGGAAAAGTGGATTCCGTGATTATCGGGGACCAACAGGGTATCATGCTGCCGGACACCAGCCATTACAAAGCGCCGCCCGGCCGTTTAAAAGGGCTGCGCTGCGTGCATACCCACTTAAAACAGGAACCGCTGACACCGGATGACCTGACCGACCTGGCGCTTCTTCGGCTGGACCTAATGGGTGCGATTACGCTGACGGATGACGGCAGCCCCGATAAACTCCATCTGGCGCATATATTTCCCGGCAAATCCGCCGAATACCCCTATGAAATATATCCGTCCAGGGCGCTTTCAGAGCTTGACATTAACTGCGCCGAACTGATCAAGGCCATCGAGGATGAACTTTCCCGGACCTCGACCCTTAGAAAGGTTGCGCCGGGCAAAGAGCAAGCCATTTTGATCAGTGTCACCAGCGCACCCAAGCGCCGGGCCCAGGCCTCGATTGATGAGTTAAAGGAGCTTGCGCGCTCAAGCGGCATCCATGTATTGGATACCATTATTCAGCAGCGAAAGCGCGTGGATCCGAAATACCTCATGGGCCGGGGCAAAGTGGAGGAATTAACCATTTACGCCATGCAGCAGGGCGCGACCCTGATTGTATTTGACCAGGTGCTAAACCCCTCGCAAATCCGGTCCATCACAGACACAATTGAATTCAAGGTCATTGACCGGACCCAGCTGATTCTGGATATATTTGCCCAGCGGGCCCAGAGCCGGGAGGGTAAACTTCAGGTGGAGCTGGCCCAGCTTAAATACCTGCTGCCCCGCCTGGTCACAAAGAATACGGCCATGTCCCGGCTGACCGGCGGCATCGGCGGCCGCGGCCCGGGGGAGACCAAACTTGAAATCAACCGGCGCCGGGTGCGGGATAAAATCAACCGGATCGAAAAAGAGCTGGCCAATGTGATCAAACAGCGCCAGCAGCAGAAAGCCAAGCGGGAGAAAAAGGGGCTGCCTGTGATCTCGATTATCGGCTACACCAATGCCGGCAAATCCACGCTGTTAAACACCCTGACCAAAAGCGAGGTGCTGGCGGAAAGCCGCCTGTTTGCCACCCTTGATCCGTCCAGCCGCCGGCTTAAATTTCCCCAGGACACCGAGGTCATTATCACGGATACGGTCGGCTTCATCAAGGATTTACCCCAGGAATTGAAAGTGGCCTTTCGGGCCACGCTGGAAGAGCTTGAAAGCGCGGACCTTCTGCTCCACGTGATTGATGCCGGCAATCCGGATTATCCCTCCCATATTGAGTCCGTGGAGAAAATCCTCTCAGAGCTAAAACTTGAGCGGATCCCTCAGATCCGGGTGTTTAATAAAATGGATCTTTTGGATGAGGAGACCGCTTCGGAGCTGGCCGCCCATTATAAGGGCGTTTGCATTTCTGCAATGGACGCGCAGACCCTGATCCCGCTGATCGATAAAATGGCCGCCCTTGTGGCCCCGGCGCCCGAACCGGTATACAGCGCCGTATAGCCTGATTCCCCAAAC of Desulfobacterales bacterium contains these proteins:
- the dnaB gene encoding replicative DNA helicase; its protein translation is MPAEKDFSFNKLPPHNLDAEESLISAILLDNNTLLEILDILSPLDFYKSAHQIIFEGITELFNRGEPIDLVTLADHIQGKNQLESIGGAVYLAKLVDEAPVPSNAKNYAVIIREKAALRRLITAANKITTSCFEYSTSAEDVIDFAEKTIFEIAENKSKQSIFPISKIIESNIDTLEARRGNKSVFSGVPTGYRKLDTLTSGFQRSDLIILAARPGMGKTALALNLARNAAVDGETPVAFFSLEMSKEQLSMRLLCAEARLDSARLRDGFFSDDEWLKLIHGADTLSSASIYIDDSPELTPIEIKTKGRRLKREKNIGLIIIDYMQLMKPGSSKERRELEISEMSRSLKGLAKELDIPIMALSQLNRRLEDRHDKRPQLSDLRESGALEQDADLVMFIYRDEIYNKEETNPNKGIAEVHLAKQRNGPVGVSYLAFLDAYTRFEDLAYDDGFSG
- a CDS encoding DUF2062 domain-containing protein — translated: MKEWLRKHLIKPERLKDEPIHRLLGDRLFDRDIWRISRRSISGGLALGLFIAFTPTIPAQMLLSAVGAIWLRVNLPIAIAACWVTNPFTAVYIYFMEYRLGREIIGNLPGIFAVSDLENIGAVRRLFSHATYVWTGGLIVGATVALIAYIIVRVIWRLLARS
- the hflX gene encoding GTPase HflX; the encoded protein is MKKIFGNTNGLKAVQIKRIETLYHHRIPPESVISETLADEICAISHEIRRQIGLLINRSGKVDSVIIGDQQGIMLPDTSHYKAPPGRLKGLRCVHTHLKQEPLTPDDLTDLALLRLDLMGAITLTDDGSPDKLHLAHIFPGKSAEYPYEIYPSRALSELDINCAELIKAIEDELSRTSTLRKVAPGKEQAILISVTSAPKRRAQASIDELKELARSSGIHVLDTIIQQRKRVDPKYLMGRGKVEELTIYAMQQGATLIVFDQVLNPSQIRSITDTIEFKVIDRTQLILDIFAQRAQSREGKLQVELAQLKYLLPRLVTKNTAMSRLTGGIGGRGPGETKLEINRRRVRDKINRIEKELANVIKQRQQQKAKREKKGLPVISIIGYTNAGKSTLLNTLTKSEVLAESRLFATLDPSSRRLKFPQDTEVIITDTVGFIKDLPQELKVAFRATLEELESADLLLHVIDAGNPDYPSHIESVEKILSELKLERIPQIRVFNKMDLLDEETASELAAHYKGVCISAMDAQTLIPLIDKMAALVAPAPEPVYSAV
- the rpsR gene encoding 30S ribosomal protein S18; translated protein: MAFNSKKRYYPRRKVCRFCADSTLKIDYKDQNTLRYFITERGKIIPRRISGTCARHQRRLALEIKRARMIALLPFIGSLDH
- a CDS encoding YybS family protein; the protein is MPYHDTLVKDTISGIALTALISSIAISVPVLGFACLLILPQPAIFYRLKLGRKPALAVIGAPILLTLLFAGKFFADAVFLFGMLGLGFFMGECFERRLPLEKAVGYASGAVVMAGFFALMIYANMMNVGIMNWVSDYVSKNLQMSVALYETMGMPEESIRMLENSMAEITYVLVRILPSLIIAGLLFAGWLNILIGRGLFKRLQLAYPDFGPLDQWKAPDFLVWAVIAGIVMVLIPNTGVKVLGVNALVVLMTIYFFQGIAIIAFYFEKKGVPRLLRGVIYAFIAIQQFLLLLVVGLGFSDVWANFRRIDNTPANGPGSGSETDDPPDDHT
- the rpsF gene encoding 30S ribosomal protein S6 — translated: MNRYETVFIIDPDVSEPDQEAIIDRIRSLITQHSGKFLVFDDWGIRKFAYEIQKKKQGHYIRIEYAGDGDLVYAIERFFRIDHRVLKFMSIVLDKNVDPDSLPAEEPETSFAKAVTPETPAAAEPQPETPVTAEAETSEAPEAPEASQAAEASTETESEAKES
- the rplI gene encoding 50S ribosomal protein L9 → MKVILRETIEPLGIAGSEVDVKKGYARNYLVPQGKAVSATPQNRKLMEQQKAKIDLQIAKERKLAEEMAAKLENVVCRIQAKAADETRLYGSVSARDIADALATQGIKVEKRMILLTNPIKELGTYQVPVRVYKDLEPEITVEVVPT